The following proteins come from a genomic window of Fibrobacterota bacterium:
- a CDS encoding RNA polymerase sigma factor RpoD/SigA yields MPKASKERQESRRVAGVSASSPRIEPRVRFMQDEDGLGAYLREIGKNRLLSLGEERELLARMRKGDKRAFKDLITANLRFVVSVCRKYQHQGLPLIDLISEGNLGLIRAAQSFDDTRTCRFISYAVWWVRQRILQALAEQSRNISLPVGKAALLRKLSHVRKILEQKQGREPLPSELAEALRINEKEVLDLLQAGRSSLSLSEPGAGMEDIPIEDMIADQSAESPDQRIDAARRQRGVLEVVNGLKELEALVLRLYFGLGQEHALTLEEISQRLDVSPERIRQIKENALHRLRHPSRIQQLMDVA; encoded by the coding sequence GTGCCCAAGGCTTCTAAGGAACGCCAAGAATCCCGCCGCGTCGCCGGGGTATCCGCTTCTTCCCCTAGGATCGAGCCCCGGGTCCGCTTCATGCAGGATGAGGACGGGCTGGGCGCGTATTTGCGCGAGATCGGGAAGAACCGATTACTCTCGCTGGGGGAGGAGCGCGAGCTCTTGGCCCGTATGCGCAAGGGCGACAAGCGCGCCTTCAAGGATCTCATCACCGCGAACCTCCGTTTCGTGGTTTCGGTATGCCGCAAATACCAGCATCAGGGCCTGCCGCTCATCGATTTGATCAGCGAAGGGAATCTCGGCCTTATCCGCGCGGCGCAAAGCTTCGACGATACCCGCACTTGCCGCTTCATCAGCTACGCCGTGTGGTGGGTGCGCCAGCGCATATTGCAAGCGCTCGCGGAACAATCCCGGAACATCAGCCTGCCGGTAGGGAAAGCGGCCTTGTTGCGTAAGCTGAGCCATGTGCGCAAGATCCTGGAACAGAAGCAGGGTCGCGAACCGCTGCCCAGCGAACTCGCCGAAGCCCTGCGTATCAACGAGAAAGAGGTGCTGGATCTTTTGCAAGCGGGCCGGAGCTCGCTGTCGTTGAGCGAACCCGGCGCCGGAATGGAAGACATCCCCATCGAAGACATGATCGCGGATCAAAGCGCGGAAAGCCCGGACCAGAGGATCGACGCCGCCCGCCGCCAGCGCGGCGTGCTCGAGGTGGTTAACGGGCTCAAGGAACTGGAAGCCCTGGTGTTGCGTTTGTACTTCGGACTGGGCCAGGAACATGCCTTAACGCTGGAGGAAATCAGCCAGCGGCTGGACGTCAGCCCGGAGCGCATCCGCCAGATCAAGGAGAACGCGCTCCATCGGCTGCGTCATCCCAGCCGCATCCAACAGCTCATGGACGTCGCCTGA